Genomic segment of Paenibacillus sp. FSL R5-0623:
TGTTTCCAAAGTGTCGGCAGAAGCGAACCCGGAATGGTGGCAATATGCGCACCGGAAAGGGCTGCATCCTCTACATGTTTGATATTGCGAATGCTTGCTGCGATAATCTCGGAAGGCAGATCATACATGTCCAGAATAAGACGCAGATCACGAATCAATTTCATACCATCCACCGCAATATCATCCAGACGCCCAACGAATGGACTGATGTAGGTTGCACCAGCTTTCGCTGCCATCAGACCCTGTGCTGCGGAGAAGATCAGCGTTACATTGGTTTTAATCCCTTTTTGCGTTAACTCATGACAAGCATATAGCCCATCTTCGGTCATCGGCAGTTTAATAACTACATTTGGTGCCCATTCTGCAATTTCATAAGCTTCCTTCAACATATCCTCGGCTTTGAGACCGATAACTTCAGCACTGACCGGGCCTTTAACAACGCCACAGATCTCCTGAATGACTTCTTTAAATACGCGACC
This window contains:
- the fsa gene encoding fructose-6-phosphate aldolase, which translates into the protein MKFFLDTGNVEEIKRIERLGLVDGVTTNPSLIAKEGRVFKEVIQEICGVVKGPVSAEVIGLKAEDMLKEAYEIAEWAPNVVIKLPMTEDGLYACHELTQKGIKTNVTLIFSAAQGLMAAKAGATYISPFVGRLDDIAVDGMKLIRDLRLILDMYDLPSEIIAASIRNIKHVEDAALSGAHIATIPGSLLPTLWKHPLTDSGIERFLKDWETVPK